A stretch of Microbacterium sp. 4R-513 DNA encodes these proteins:
- a CDS encoding sugar kinase, which translates to MTSTRAGALLAIGETMAMVTPAAAERLSDAVEFRVDAGGAESNVAAHAAAFGAAARWFSRLGDDPLGHRIARQLAERRVDVSSVEFDPGHPTGVYFKDPGHGVRYYRGGSAAAHLAPADADAVDFDAVELLHVSGITAAISATAAAFLDAVIGRAREAGVRVSFDVNHRAPLWSAEVAAAPLLTLARRADIVFVGRDEAEHLWATTDAASVRALLPDVAELVLKDGDVGATAFTGAETVFEPAQQVEIVEAVGAGDAFAGGYLSALLEALPVAERLRRGHRRAALTLQTTSDSVDERTPA; encoded by the coding sequence ATGACGAGTACCCGCGCCGGGGCGCTCCTCGCGATCGGCGAGACGATGGCCATGGTGACCCCGGCGGCAGCCGAGCGGCTGAGCGACGCCGTCGAGTTCCGCGTGGATGCCGGCGGCGCGGAGTCCAACGTCGCGGCCCACGCCGCTGCCTTCGGCGCCGCAGCCCGGTGGTTCAGCCGCCTCGGCGACGATCCGCTCGGACACCGCATCGCGCGGCAGCTCGCCGAGCGCCGCGTCGACGTGTCGAGTGTCGAGTTCGATCCGGGGCATCCCACGGGCGTGTACTTCAAGGACCCGGGGCACGGCGTGCGGTACTACCGCGGCGGCTCGGCGGCGGCGCACCTGGCACCCGCCGATGCCGATGCCGTCGACTTCGACGCCGTCGAGCTCCTGCACGTGTCGGGCATCACGGCCGCGATCTCCGCCACGGCGGCCGCCTTCCTCGACGCGGTGATCGGTCGCGCGCGCGAGGCCGGTGTGCGGGTCAGCTTCGACGTCAACCATCGCGCGCCGCTGTGGAGCGCCGAGGTCGCGGCCGCTCCTCTGCTCACCCTGGCCCGCCGTGCGGACATTGTGTTCGTGGGCCGCGACGAGGCCGAGCATCTGTGGGCGACGACGGATGCGGCATCCGTCCGCGCCCTCCTCCCCGACGTCGCCGAGCTCGTCCTGAAGGACGGGGATGTCGGGGCGACGGCGTTCACGGGCGCGGAGACCGTCTTCGAGCCCGCCCAGCAGGTCGAGATCGTCGAGGCCGTCGGCGCGGGGGACGCGTTCGCGGGCGGCTACCTGTCGGCGCTCCTCGAGGCGCTGCCCGTCGCCGAGCGGCTCCGCCGAGGGCACCGACGTGCGGCCCTGACCCTGCAGACCACGAGCGACTCGGTCGACGAGAGGACCCCGGCATGA
- a CDS encoding bifunctional 4-hydroxy-2-oxoglutarate aldolase/2-dehydro-3-deoxy-phosphogluconate aldolase, protein MSDNDFEAIFGRVPVMAILRGMGVERSAALSTTAWDLGIDSVEVPLQTDEDDRALREVVRLGGERGKLVGAGTIISVEQVAAAQRAGAAYLVSPGLDATVVRAAQAAGIPILPGVATPSEVQLALSLGLTWLKAFPASWLGAGWFRHIRGPFPQARFVATGGIDASNAAEFLDAGVKVVAVGSALEDPSQLDRLAALLAR, encoded by the coding sequence ATGAGCGACAACGACTTCGAGGCGATCTTCGGGCGCGTGCCCGTCATGGCCATCCTCCGTGGAATGGGGGTCGAGCGCTCCGCCGCCCTCTCCACCACGGCCTGGGACCTCGGCATCGACTCCGTGGAGGTGCCCCTCCAGACCGACGAGGACGACCGGGCGCTCCGGGAGGTCGTCCGCCTGGGCGGCGAGCGCGGCAAGCTCGTGGGAGCGGGCACGATCATCTCGGTCGAGCAGGTCGCGGCCGCCCAGCGGGCGGGAGCCGCGTATCTCGTCTCGCCGGGCCTCGACGCGACGGTCGTGCGGGCGGCGCAGGCCGCCGGCATCCCGATCCTTCCCGGCGTAGCGACGCCCAGCGAGGTGCAGCTGGCGCTGTCGCTCGGGCTCACGTGGCTCAAAGCCTTCCCCGCGAGCTGGCTCGGGGCGGGGTGGTTCCGGCACATCCGGGGCCCGTTCCCGCAGGCGCGCTTCGTCGCGACGGGCGGCATCGACGCCTCGAACGCCGCGGAGTTCCTCGACGCCGGCGTGAAGGTCGTCGCGGTCGGCTCGGCCCTCGAGGACCCGTCGCAGCTCGACCGCCTGGCGGCCCTCCTGGCTCGCTGA